A single genomic interval of Hevea brasiliensis isolate MT/VB/25A 57/8 chromosome 4, ASM3005281v1, whole genome shotgun sequence harbors:
- the LOC131179447 gene encoding major latex allergen Hev b 5-like → MARDKGKGKAKIPTYSSSDSTDASVPASPPPQKDAPLVIGKPKETPKKRTKGATQEKGTKKKKTSKAPVVHMERAIHEPSKKGSGKDMSDSESEAEPETPAPAAPAKGKGKTAQQEQRCKQKEETAAGPIVPLTPGTELAAAILQTLSDKPVKPKKLKMGAPKPIRRSSRLKG, encoded by the exons ATGGCGCGAGACAAAGGAAAAGGGAAAGCCAAAATCCCCACATATTCATCATCGGACTCAACTGACGCAAGTGTTCCTGCGTCACCTCCTCCACAAAAAGATGCTCCTCTGGTAATTGGCAAACCAAAAGAAACACCCAAGAAAAGAACCAAAGGAGCTACCCAAGAAAaaggaaccaaaaagaaaaagacttcaaaagctccagttgTACATATGGAGAGGGCTATTCATGAGCCAAG CAAAAAAGGTAGTGGGAAAGATATGAGTGACTCAGAGTCTGAGGCAGAACCCGAGACACCTGCTCCTGCTGCTCCTGCAAAAGGAAAGGGCAAAACAGCTCAACAAGAACAAAGATGCaaacagaaagaggaaactg CAGCTGGGCCTATTGTTCCTTTGACACCCGGAACTGAATTGGCTGCTGCAATACTTCAAACCTTGAGTGACAAACCTGTCAAGCCCAAAAAGCTGAAAATGGGTGCTCCAAAACCAATCAGGAGAAGTTCCAGGCTGAAAGGATGA